The Melitaea cinxia chromosome 24, ilMelCinx1.1, whole genome shotgun sequence genome window below encodes:
- the LOC123665638 gene encoding origin recognition complex subunit 6: MTDTSKVVICLDLAASIFGADLDNKAAIKYSGLKGPTYTNCRKIVENLLEINNEKLSIHFLCVSLQCSGVQSLAERILEEYQRQAKTNIDLNLPQYVCMAVYQACRVNKVKVPKTKILEKSRLKPAQWAKLDADWTKLVDEKFATLKKKGRPAKNTEQNEEDQIMEVDSQSPKEEKPTEPQIEPYEDWKKRMLEAAYKELKALELKRKEAEEKERVKKIKEVMTSPRRSPRKTPQKFSPYKSPVKPVNGIRLLFPREL, translated from the exons ATGACAGACACTAGTAAAGTTGTGATTTGTTTGGACCTAGCTGCGTCTATTTTCGGAGCTGATCTGGATAAT aaaGCAGCAATCAAATACTCAGGCTTGAAAGGTCCAACATATACAAACTGCAGGAAGATTGTTGAAAAtcttttagaaattaataatgaaaaactaAGTATCCATTTCCTGTGTGTATCATTACAATGCTCTGGTGTACAAAGTTTGGCTGAAAGAATACTCGAAGAATACCAAAGACAAGCTAAAACT aatattgatttaaatttgCCTCAGTATGTGTGTATGGCTGTATATCAAGCATGCAG agTTAATAAAGTTAAAGTTCCAAAGactaaaatattagaaaagtcAAGATTAAAACCAGCACAGTGGGCAAAATTAGACGCTGATTGGACAAAGCTGGTTGATGAAAAGTTTGCTACTCTAAAAAAAAAGGGTAGACCTGCTaaaaatactgagcaaaatg AGGAAGACCAAATCATGGAAGTAGATAGTCAAAGTCCTAAGGAAGAGAAGCCAACGGAACCTCAGATAGAACCTTATGAAGATTGGAAGAAACGAATGCTAGAAGCTGCCTATAAGGAGTTAAAAGCGTTAGAACTGAAAAGAAAAGAGGCAGAAGAGAAAGAAAGAGTTAAGAAGATAAAAGAAGTGATGACGTCACCAAGACGATCGCCTCGAAAGACACCACAAAAGTTTTCACCTTACAAAAGCCCTGTAAAACCTGTTAATGGAATAAGGCTCTTGTTTCCGCGGGAACTATGA